Proteins co-encoded in one Novosphingobium sp. PP1Y genomic window:
- a CDS encoding TetR/AcrR family transcriptional regulator: MREPIQSRSSPSSAQLDASYATEISPRKREILEISAQLFARKGYRGTSLRDIGALAGVFGGSLYHHIKSKDSLFLELHNAALDAAEVRIAEAVSRVEGPWRKLEVACATLLDIQLAPDSLTMPMMNDFREVPDGIRGALIARRDKFEELFRSLVDALPLPSQIDRSIYRNLLLSQLNSASDWFRPGRLTPAQIAAQIVAVFRHE, translated from the coding sequence ATGAGAGAACCCATTCAATCTCGATCGAGTCCCTCCAGCGCTCAACTTGACGCCAGCTATGCGACCGAAATCAGTCCACGTAAGCGCGAAATTCTTGAAATTTCTGCTCAACTCTTCGCCCGGAAAGGGTATCGGGGTACGTCACTTCGGGATATCGGCGCACTAGCAGGCGTCTTTGGCGGGTCGCTCTATCATCATATAAAGTCCAAGGATTCGCTCTTCCTTGAGCTTCACAACGCCGCGCTCGATGCCGCAGAGGTTAGAATTGCGGAGGCGGTCAGCCGGGTAGAGGGGCCTTGGCGCAAGCTGGAAGTCGCGTGTGCGACATTGCTCGACATCCAGCTTGCACCCGATTCCCTGACGATGCCGATGATGAATGATTTTCGGGAAGTGCCTGACGGAATACGCGGGGCGCTGATCGCGCGACGTGACAAATTCGAGGAGCTGTTTCGGTCGTTAGTGGATGCCTTGCCGCTTCCATCACAAATTGATCGGTCGATCTATCGCAATCTCCTGCTATCCCAGCTGAACTCCGCCAGCGACTGGTTTCGGCCTGGCAGGCTCACACCTGCGCAAATCGCGGCGCAGATTGTAGCTGTGTTCCGCCACGAATAA
- a CDS encoding tannase/feruloyl esterase family alpha/beta hydrolase: protein MTILHTKGILAITASTCALALADPAQAACADLASLAIQDGKVTSAEIVSKGDFEPPAGSGLPPGVAAASYSDAPAFCRVRLRLAPSSDSDINSEVWLPLKGWNGKYAGVGNGIWAGSISFAELGRNIARNYATAATDTGHVGNGMTAEWAVGHPEKLIDFGYRAVHVTTVAAKQVIKAFYGRAPDLSFWNSCSTGGRQGLMAAHRYPEDFDAISAMAPANPMTDLMTQSMWQGWQPQRFNVQITPADLGMVHAAAVAQCDTLDGVEDGLIGRPQQCSFTPTSLQCKPGQTKGCLSAGQVSAIGNFYGGVRATDGTQLLTGWPIGSEMQLAALVMGTEPFPVAMSYFRDLVYGGSDRWDWRATDYRTLANDARQFGAGILNVPSDGLGQFFARGGKLLLSHGWTDGLIPATNTLRFYRDLYSALPQEVAQDQLRLFMAPGMDHCSGGEGPSEFDTLGTIDEWAETGNAPDRIAATRPTRAVTFPGQPPAPPRAPMERPLCAYPWVAQYDGNGDPSSATSFTCGMSDDL, encoded by the coding sequence GTGACGATTTTACATACCAAGGGCATTCTTGCCATCACTGCCTCGACTTGCGCGCTGGCCCTCGCAGACCCGGCCCAGGCGGCCTGTGCGGACCTGGCCAGTCTCGCCATTCAGGATGGCAAGGTCACCAGCGCCGAGATCGTCTCCAAAGGAGATTTCGAGCCGCCTGCCGGCTCCGGTCTGCCGCCCGGCGTTGCCGCAGCAAGCTATTCGGATGCGCCCGCCTTTTGCCGCGTGCGCCTGAGGCTGGCGCCTTCGTCGGACTCGGACATCAATAGCGAGGTCTGGCTGCCGCTCAAAGGCTGGAACGGCAAATACGCCGGGGTCGGCAATGGTATTTGGGCCGGCTCTATCAGCTTCGCGGAACTGGGCCGCAATATTGCGCGCAACTATGCCACGGCCGCTACCGACACGGGCCATGTCGGTAATGGCATGACGGCCGAATGGGCCGTGGGACATCCGGAAAAGCTGATCGACTTCGGCTACCGTGCGGTACATGTGACGACCGTCGCGGCCAAACAGGTAATCAAGGCGTTCTATGGCCGCGCGCCGGATCTTTCCTTTTGGAACTCCTGCTCGACGGGCGGCAGGCAGGGCCTTATGGCCGCCCATCGCTATCCGGAGGATTTCGACGCGATAAGCGCCATGGCTCCGGCCAATCCGATGACTGACCTGATGACCCAGAGCATGTGGCAGGGCTGGCAGCCGCAGCGCTTCAATGTGCAGATCACGCCCGCCGATCTGGGAATGGTTCACGCCGCCGCAGTCGCGCAATGCGATACGCTGGATGGGGTCGAGGATGGGTTGATCGGCCGGCCGCAGCAATGCAGCTTCACCCCTACCAGCCTGCAGTGCAAACCCGGGCAGACAAAAGGCTGCCTGAGCGCAGGTCAGGTTTCCGCCATTGGCAACTTCTATGGCGGAGTGCGCGCCACGGACGGTACGCAGTTGTTGACAGGCTGGCCAATCGGTTCGGAAATGCAGCTTGCCGCACTGGTCATGGGCACCGAGCCTTTCCCCGTTGCGATGAGCTATTTCCGCGACCTGGTCTATGGCGGAAGCGATCGTTGGGATTGGCGTGCGACCGATTATCGCACCTTGGCGAACGACGCGCGCCAGTTCGGCGCCGGTATACTCAATGTGCCTTCGGACGGGCTCGGTCAGTTCTTCGCGCGCGGAGGCAAGCTGCTATTGAGCCACGGCTGGACCGATGGACTGATCCCGGCAACCAATACTCTACGCTTCTATCGGGACCTCTACTCAGCGCTCCCGCAGGAAGTCGCGCAGGACCAACTTCGCCTGTTCATGGCGCCCGGCATGGACCACTGTTCGGGCGGCGAGGGCCCGAGCGAATTCGACACGCTCGGCACTATCGACGAATGGGCGGAAACCGGCAATGCGCCCGATCGGATCGCCGCCACGCGCCCGACCCGGGCCGTAACCTTTCCGGGACAACCGCCCGCCCCGCCACGCGCACCGATGGAACGGCCGCTCTGTGCTTATCCATGGGTTGCGCAATATGACGGCAATGGCGATCCATCGTCGGCCACCAGTTTTACCTGCGGCATGTCCGACGATCTGTGA
- a CDS encoding TonB-dependent receptor, which yields MNVLHRSVSALAICTTMVLPQIAVAQESNAQAPLGGLEEIVVTAQRVSQSAQKAPLPVDVVTSADLRQQIVTRAEDLSRTSPALATVGGAGGTTTFYVRGVGNNTVNAYSDPAIAFNYDGVYIGRPSSTSGMFYDLARVEVLKGPQGTLYGRNATGGAINVIPNKPRLGEVGADATIGYGNYNWWTAQAAVNVPAGEAVAMRLAGTLSRHDAFMSDGTGNQREYGARFQIYAEPDPQLDLRIAADYAHQGGASSSSYYVGSVDPTFGPNGFAGYEYTRSGFSSLQGLGDPASQAYLASRYIPQVGRAGAVSDGTPSNDNDYWGVTAELNYKTDIGTLTIQPAWREAHIDYRFANIFREGGSKEDDRQASIEARWAGQASPQIDYLLGGIYFDEKIGATAYYNQWTLSPFQQFDTHTKSWAGFGKVTFRPVERLSLTAAGRYTSDRKSFDGTSNVYILFCGNPALGNSCPTLPFMPLATSGAEVESFYGAAGIPVTSVPLFVLPDAIGGSQTAPFVLRSPIVINSSLKDNKFTYRLAAQYDFSPSNMVYASFETGYHAGGFSFARGLDSYEPETLDAYTLGSKNRFLGNRLQLNVEAFLWKYRNQQFSQFGYDLGDPPSTVLLTRNIGTSTIKGVDLDVEFQATPDTLLSGSVQYLDTKYDSFVYYAPNQGLPPKTACGYSPTTQTTPGGSVVNVFEIDCSGRQAFNAPRWSFTVNGEQTVPLGDLKLVLQAGTRYRSSTYFSADYLPFLKSKSNFVTTLSATLAEASDRWSITAYAFNVTDSRRLVNGVINSADLYVADAEQPRTYGLRASFHY from the coding sequence ATGAACGTCTTACATCGTAGCGTGTCTGCACTTGCGATTTGCACGACCATGGTGCTGCCGCAGATTGCTGTCGCGCAGGAGAGCAATGCACAGGCTCCACTAGGAGGTCTGGAGGAGATCGTGGTCACTGCCCAGCGCGTCAGCCAGAGCGCTCAAAAGGCGCCCTTGCCGGTCGATGTGGTAACGAGCGCGGACCTTCGTCAGCAGATCGTGACGCGGGCGGAGGACTTGTCCCGCACCTCTCCGGCGCTCGCCACCGTCGGCGGCGCGGGCGGCACGACTACTTTCTATGTGCGCGGCGTCGGCAACAACACGGTGAACGCCTATTCTGACCCGGCAATCGCGTTCAACTACGATGGGGTCTATATCGGCCGCCCCAGCTCCACCTCCGGCATGTTCTACGATCTCGCACGGGTCGAAGTGCTCAAGGGGCCGCAAGGTACGCTCTACGGCCGCAATGCGACCGGCGGCGCGATAAACGTGATCCCTAACAAGCCGCGCCTCGGCGAGGTCGGCGCCGACGCCACTATCGGCTATGGCAACTACAACTGGTGGACCGCCCAAGCCGCGGTCAATGTCCCAGCGGGCGAAGCGGTGGCCATGCGATTGGCGGGTACGCTGTCCCGGCACGACGCGTTCATGAGCGATGGCACCGGCAACCAGCGGGAATATGGTGCTCGCTTCCAGATCTATGCCGAGCCTGACCCGCAACTGGATCTGCGCATTGCCGCCGACTATGCCCATCAGGGCGGCGCCAGTTCCTCGAGCTATTATGTCGGCTCCGTGGATCCGACCTTCGGTCCGAACGGATTTGCCGGCTACGAATACACGCGATCGGGCTTCTCGAGCCTGCAAGGCCTGGGCGATCCGGCATCCCAGGCATACCTCGCCTCACGGTACATCCCGCAAGTCGGTCGCGCAGGTGCGGTAAGCGATGGCACGCCGTCGAACGACAACGACTACTGGGGCGTGACGGCGGAACTCAACTACAAGACCGATATCGGCACCCTGACAATCCAGCCCGCCTGGCGCGAGGCGCACATCGATTACCGCTTCGCCAACATATTCCGCGAGGGCGGCTCGAAGGAAGACGATCGTCAGGCAAGCATCGAGGCGCGCTGGGCGGGACAGGCCAGCCCTCAGATCGACTACCTGCTTGGCGGCATATATTTCGATGAGAAGATCGGCGCCACGGCCTACTATAACCAGTGGACGCTTTCGCCCTTCCAACAGTTCGATACGCACACCAAATCCTGGGCGGGCTTCGGCAAAGTCACCTTTCGTCCCGTCGAACGGCTGAGCCTGACGGCAGCGGGACGCTATACATCGGATCGCAAGTCCTTCGACGGCACCTCGAACGTCTATATCCTGTTCTGCGGCAATCCTGCATTGGGCAATAGCTGTCCGACGCTGCCGTTCATGCCGCTCGCAACCAGCGGCGCTGAGGTCGAGAGCTTCTATGGCGCGGCAGGTATCCCGGTCACGTCAGTTCCGCTCTTCGTCTTGCCCGATGCCATCGGCGGTTCCCAAACGGCGCCATTCGTGTTGCGCTCGCCCATCGTCATCAATTCGTCCCTGAAGGACAACAAGTTCACCTACCGACTTGCGGCGCAGTACGATTTTTCGCCCAGCAACATGGTCTATGCGAGCTTCGAAACCGGCTATCATGCAGGCGGATTCTCGTTTGCGCGGGGGCTGGACAGCTATGAACCCGAAACGCTCGACGCCTATACGCTCGGTTCGAAGAACCGCTTCCTTGGCAATCGCCTGCAGCTGAATGTCGAGGCGTTCCTCTGGAAATATCGCAACCAGCAATTCAGCCAGTTCGGATACGATCTGGGCGATCCGCCCTCGACCGTGCTGCTGACCCGGAACATCGGCACCAGTACGATCAAGGGCGTCGATCTCGATGTTGAGTTCCAGGCAACGCCCGATACGCTGCTTTCCGGTAGCGTCCAATATCTGGACACGAAATACGACAGCTTCGTCTATTATGCGCCGAATCAGGGCCTGCCGCCCAAGACGGCCTGCGGCTACAGCCCAACGACGCAAACCACGCCTGGCGGTTCCGTAGTCAACGTCTTCGAGATCGATTGCTCGGGACGGCAGGCCTTCAACGCGCCGCGGTGGTCCTTCACGGTCAACGGCGAACAGACCGTGCCGCTCGGCGACCTCAAGCTCGTGCTGCAGGCCGGAACGCGCTACCGCAGTTCCACCTACTTCAGTGCCGATTACCTGCCTTTCCTCAAGAGCAAGAGCAATTTCGTCACCACACTGTCCGCCACCCTGGCCGAGGCAAGCGATCGGTGGTCGATCACAGCTTACGCATTCAATGTCACGGACAGTCGGCGCCTGGTGAACGGGGTTATCAACAGCGCCGACCTATACGTAGCCGATGCCGAACAGCCGCGCACTTACGGACTTCGCGCCAGCTTCCACTATTGA
- a CDS encoding VOC family protein codes for MTVSVNDLQYVALAVPNLAAERTFFSKTWGLEEVAEVDGKVYFATAASPHPYVIRLREDEEKKTDLIGFTANSRPDLDALFAQVKAAGAKIITEPGPAAGPGGGYAFRFFDPDGRALEIVADTTPRAIRKVDEHEAIPLQISHVVLHSPQHAELERWYREVLGFRLSDWLGDFMVFLRCNPAHHRLAILPGPPALNHIAFDVASIDALMKGLGRMTQAGVHLQWGPGRHTAGNNTFSYYSTPNDNTVEYTSDLETVDEESWQPTVYKPGLEVMDQWGTGRIIPGNRPHAEMAPDKGLWQVPA; via the coding sequence ATGACAGTATCAGTAAACGATCTTCAATATGTCGCGCTTGCCGTGCCCAATCTCGCGGCGGAGCGGACTTTCTTCAGCAAGACCTGGGGCCTCGAGGAAGTCGCTGAGGTGGATGGCAAGGTCTATTTCGCCACCGCCGCCTCCCCTCACCCCTATGTGATCCGGCTGCGGGAGGACGAAGAAAAGAAGACCGACCTGATCGGCTTCACCGCCAACAGCAGGCCCGATCTCGACGCATTGTTTGCGCAAGTGAAGGCAGCGGGCGCAAAAATCATTACCGAACCCGGTCCGGCCGCCGGTCCGGGTGGCGGATACGCCTTTCGCTTCTTCGATCCCGATGGCCGCGCGCTGGAGATCGTTGCGGATACAACTCCGCGCGCAATACGCAAAGTCGATGAGCATGAGGCGATCCCGCTGCAGATCAGCCATGTCGTCCTGCACTCACCGCAGCATGCGGAGCTGGAACGCTGGTATCGCGAAGTTCTTGGCTTCCGTCTGTCGGACTGGCTGGGAGACTTCATGGTCTTCCTGCGCTGCAATCCGGCCCATCATCGCCTCGCGATCCTGCCCGGCCCGCCCGCGCTCAACCACATCGCCTTCGATGTCGCCTCCATCGACGCACTGATGAAGGGGCTCGGACGCATGACACAGGCGGGCGTCCATCTACAGTGGGGGCCGGGCCGGCACACCGCCGGTAACAACACCTTCAGCTACTACTCGACGCCCAACGACAACACTGTCGAATACACCTCCGATCTCGAAACGGTGGACGAGGAAAGCTGGCAGCCCACCGTCTACAAACCGGGCCTGGAGGTAATGGACCAGTGGGGCACCGGGCGCATCATCCCGGGCAATCGCCCCCATGCGGAAATGGCGCCGGACAAGGGCCTGTGGCAGGTGCCGGCATGA
- a CDS encoding FAD-dependent oxidoreductase: MIATALVIGGGIGGMTAALALARQGVTVELIDADPNWRVYGAGISVTGLSLRAFDDLGILDEVRERGHVGAGMRGRAPDGTVLFESPVPENPAPIQSGGGIMRPVLHDILSARVRAEDIAVRLGVRVDRLEDDSEGVDVRFDDGAAGRYDLVIGADGINSQTRQTVFPKAPAPRFTGQGCWRAIAPRPAGFDRAEMFFGGPVKVGFNPVSDTDMYMFVLEHVPNNPWFSEDMLVDHLKDLLAPFGSYVTEVREGLGPQSLVNYRPLEWLLLDEPWHKGRVVLIGDAVHATTPHMASGAGMAVEDGLVLADELGRHDDIATALAAFVARRIERARLVVENSVRIGEIEMTGGDQVEANRMLGTTMAQLQQAY, from the coding sequence ATGATTGCGACTGCGCTGGTCATCGGCGGCGGCATTGGCGGCATGACGGCCGCACTTGCGCTGGCTCGCCAGGGCGTCACTGTCGAATTGATCGACGCGGATCCGAACTGGCGGGTTTACGGTGCGGGCATCAGCGTCACGGGACTGTCGCTGCGGGCTTTCGACGATCTGGGCATCCTGGATGAAGTGCGCGAGCGCGGGCACGTCGGAGCCGGGATGCGCGGACGCGCTCCGGACGGCACGGTCCTGTTCGAGTCCCCGGTGCCGGAAAACCCGGCGCCGATCCAGTCGGGCGGCGGGATCATGAGGCCCGTACTGCATGACATCCTGTCCGCGCGGGTGCGGGCGGAAGACATCGCAGTGCGCCTGGGTGTGCGCGTGGATCGGCTCGAGGATGACAGCGAGGGCGTCGACGTTCGCTTCGACGATGGCGCTGCTGGCCGATACGATCTGGTCATCGGCGCAGACGGCATCAACTCCCAGACGCGTCAGACTGTCTTCCCCAAGGCCCCTGCACCACGCTTTACCGGGCAAGGTTGCTGGCGCGCCATCGCTCCGCGTCCGGCGGGGTTCGACCGTGCTGAAATGTTCTTCGGCGGTCCGGTCAAGGTGGGTTTCAACCCGGTCTCCGACACGGACATGTACATGTTTGTCCTCGAGCATGTACCGAATAATCCCTGGTTTTCAGAGGATATGCTCGTCGATCACCTGAAGGACCTGCTGGCCCCGTTCGGGAGTTACGTCACCGAGGTACGCGAGGGCCTGGGGCCGCAGTCGTTGGTCAACTATCGTCCACTCGAATGGCTGCTGCTCGACGAACCCTGGCACAAGGGTCGCGTCGTGCTGATCGGCGATGCCGTCCATGCAACGACGCCGCACATGGCATCGGGCGCGGGCATGGCAGTAGAGGACGGGCTGGTGCTCGCCGATGAACTGGGACGGCACGACGATATCGCGACGGCGCTGGCAGCCTTCGTGGCCCGGCGGATCGAGCGCGCGCGGCTCGTAGTGGAAAACTCGGTGCGCATTGGCGAGATCGAAATGACCGGAGGCGACCAGGTCGAAGCCAACAGAATGCTGGGCACCACCATGGCCCAGCTCCAACAGGCCTATTAG
- a CDS encoding fumarylacetoacetate hydrolase family protein, with amino-acid sequence MSDFGLATLALDGKAQPVLVRDGKALPLARHGLKDDLLALLDDWDATCAAIEGLDESLWADAVRFDERAALAPFIPRQVFCAGANYRKHVVGLMMGDPSMRTAEQENMTPEEIRANAEKVMDAKAATATPFCFIKLPSSVIGPNDTVILPHNVEKPDWELELGVVIGKRCRHVTPENAMDYVAGFAVVNDITARELLFRRDGSAIGPDWLSGKSFPTFLPFGPLIVPKQAIADPYNLGIRLSVNGRVYQDESTADMMISIERQIAFLSERVVLQPGDLLCTGSPYGNGSAFGVFLQPGDVMEGSITGLGSQRNPCVAEEMP; translated from the coding sequence ATGAGCGACTTTGGACTGGCGACTCTGGCGCTGGACGGCAAGGCGCAGCCCGTCCTGGTCCGGGACGGCAAGGCCCTGCCACTCGCCCGGCACGGCCTGAAGGACGATCTTCTGGCCCTTCTCGACGACTGGGATGCGACCTGCGCAGCCATCGAAGGGTTGGACGAAAGCCTCTGGGCCGATGCGGTTCGCTTCGACGAGCGCGCTGCGCTCGCGCCCTTCATTCCCCGGCAGGTATTCTGCGCCGGGGCCAATTACCGCAAGCACGTGGTCGGCCTGATGATGGGCGATCCCTCGATGCGAACGGCCGAGCAGGAGAACATGACTCCAGAGGAAATACGTGCCAATGCCGAGAAAGTGATGGACGCAAAGGCTGCGACCGCCACGCCCTTCTGTTTCATCAAGCTGCCGTCGAGCGTGATCGGTCCGAATGACACGGTGATCCTGCCCCACAATGTCGAGAAGCCGGACTGGGAGCTGGAACTGGGCGTGGTAATCGGCAAGCGTTGCCGCCACGTGACGCCCGAGAATGCCATGGACTACGTCGCCGGCTTTGCCGTGGTCAACGACATCACGGCGCGCGAACTCCTGTTTCGCCGTGACGGTTCCGCGATCGGACCGGATTGGCTATCGGGCAAGAGCTTTCCGACCTTTCTTCCCTTCGGTCCGCTGATCGTGCCGAAGCAGGCTATCGCAGACCCGTACAATCTCGGCATCCGACTGTCGGTGAATGGCAGAGTCTATCAGGACGAGAGCACGGCCGACATGATGATCAGTATCGAACGCCAGATCGCCTTCCTGTCCGAACGGGTCGTGCTTCAGCCCGGCGACCTCCTCTGCACCGGTTCTCCCTATGGTAATGGCTCTGCCTTCGGGGTCTTCCTGCAGCCGGGCGATGTGATGGAAGGCAGCATCACGGGACTTGGCAGCCAGCGCAATCCCTGCGTTGCCGAAGAGATGCCGTGA
- a CDS encoding TetR/AcrR family transcriptional regulator: MQDLPPAQVTIAAVGREAGVDPALIRYYFGNRESLLFEVAQRLAHPTEDLSSDADIDPVNQLEAFIHAAFAFTRSAKYMQRLMTDELSEAKSPEIRQKLREWQKRPVSVYEAIKQRDDGDSLADYDPLFLHLAIVGMSDFFHSGASVVKMLAPEGEDLAELEKRYEAFVVRVLLDGLRRRES; encoded by the coding sequence TTGCAGGATCTGCCTCCCGCGCAAGTCACGATCGCCGCGGTCGGGCGCGAGGCCGGCGTCGATCCCGCATTGATCCGCTATTATTTCGGCAATCGCGAATCCCTGCTTTTCGAAGTCGCGCAGCGGCTCGCCCATCCGACTGAAGACCTGAGCAGCGACGCCGATATCGACCCGGTCAACCAGTTGGAAGCGTTCATTCACGCCGCCTTCGCCTTCACCCGATCGGCTAAATACATGCAGCGGCTGATGACGGATGAACTGAGCGAGGCGAAATCGCCGGAGATCCGTCAGAAGCTGCGCGAATGGCAGAAGCGGCCGGTTTCCGTCTACGAGGCTATCAAGCAGCGCGATGATGGTGACTCCCTGGCGGACTACGATCCGCTCTTTCTCCATCTCGCGATCGTCGGCATGAGTGACTTCTTCCATTCCGGCGCATCCGTGGTGAAGATGCTGGCGCCCGAGGGGGAGGACCTCGCAGAGCTGGAGAAGCGCTACGAGGCCTTTGTCGTGCGTGTTCTGCTGGACGGGTTGCGCCGGCGCGAGTCCTGA
- a CDS encoding MBL fold metallo-hydrolase → MANWPFTQGVHDIGNGVYGYVQPDGTWGWSNAGLIASRGETLLVDTLMSRSLTRDMLNDFARVPGGDHIDRLVNTHANPDHFVGNGLVEGAEIIATRETAREMADFNPQQFASLPDNWEKMGDAGAFLYETMGRKFDWTDLDSVAMPTRTFEHRLTLSVGDKQVDLVDLGPAHTTSDTILWIPDDRVVFTGDLLFNEGHPIMWEGPVENWIAACDHIITLDPQVVVPGHGPITDKSAVASLKAYFEYVREETRKRYEAGMGWKETARDINMREYRGWTDPERIVANVFSLYRQWGVEMPPEDARDLFGEMGRYSRELAAHADGCGHDH, encoded by the coding sequence ATGGCGAATTGGCCATTCACGCAAGGCGTACATGATATCGGCAACGGCGTTTACGGCTATGTTCAACCCGACGGCACCTGGGGCTGGTCCAATGCCGGCCTGATCGCATCACGCGGCGAAACGCTACTGGTCGATACATTGATGAGCCGGTCGCTCACCCGCGACATGCTGAATGATTTTGCCCGCGTACCGGGGGGAGATCATATAGACAGACTGGTCAACACCCATGCCAACCCCGATCATTTCGTCGGCAACGGACTGGTCGAAGGCGCCGAAATCATCGCCACGCGCGAAACCGCACGCGAGATGGCCGATTTCAACCCGCAGCAATTCGCCAGCCTGCCCGACAACTGGGAAAAGATGGGTGATGCGGGCGCCTTCCTCTATGAGACGATGGGCCGCAAGTTCGACTGGACCGACCTGGACTCCGTTGCCATGCCGACGCGCACATTCGAGCATCGGCTGACGTTGAGCGTGGGCGACAAGCAGGTGGACCTCGTCGACCTCGGCCCGGCGCACACAACCTCGGATACAATCCTGTGGATTCCCGACGATCGCGTGGTTTTCACCGGCGACCTGCTGTTCAACGAAGGCCACCCGATCATGTGGGAAGGCCCCGTAGAGAACTGGATCGCCGCCTGCGACCATATTATCACGCTTGACCCGCAGGTGGTCGTGCCCGGTCATGGGCCGATCACGGACAAGTCGGCTGTCGCCAGCCTGAAGGCCTATTTCGAATACGTTCGCGAGGAGACCCGCAAGCGTTATGAGGCGGGGATGGGCTGGAAGGAAACCGCGCGCGACATTAATATGCGCGAATATCGCGGCTGGACCGATCCTGAACGGATCGTCGCCAATGTCTTTTCGCTCTATCGCCAATGGGGCGTGGAGATGCCGCCCGAGGATGCGCGCGACCTGTTCGGCGAGATGGGACGCTACAGCCGTGAATTGGCGGCGCATGCTGACGGCTGCGGTCATGACCATTGA
- a CDS encoding fumarylacetoacetate hydrolase family protein, producing MTIDLNETHDPARRSWFASANSDDTDFPIQNLPFGLFRSAGRTRGGVALGDAIIDLDALLESGLIDGLASNAASAASGETLAPLLSCEPAAVSALRARLSDLFRRGGGGDPNILQNMLVPMAEAELLLPLKPTAFTDFCTSIDHIVRMGGAPPKLAAMSLPVAYNGRASSVAVSGKPVVRPSGQYELPTGSGAVRFGPEPMLDFELEFGAWLRAGKALGEPVGMADAHASLFGCCLVNDWSARGIQFFESILGPHLGKSFATTISPWIVTMEALAPFRVAARGRAETEAPVPAHLLCPDDQARGAICVELTAELSNNTGVSQRISRSNLRDLFWTLTQMVAHQGSNGTPLETGDLIATGTVSGPQDEARACLAEITLRGGAPIRLPDGSERTMLEDGDTLTLRGRAMAEGFVPIGFGPCAGTIHPARSFT from the coding sequence ATGACCATTGATCTGAACGAAACGCATGATCCCGCACGTCGATCATGGTTCGCATCCGCCAATTCCGACGATACCGATTTTCCGATCCAGAACCTGCCGTTCGGCCTCTTTCGTTCAGCCGGCCGGACGCGAGGCGGCGTAGCGCTGGGCGATGCGATCATAGACCTTGATGCTCTGCTTGAAAGTGGCCTGATCGATGGTCTGGCGTCGAACGCAGCAAGCGCGGCATCGGGGGAAACACTCGCACCTCTGCTGTCTTGCGAGCCCGCGGCGGTCAGCGCCTTGCGCGCGCGCCTCTCAGACCTTTTCCGCCGGGGCGGCGGCGGCGATCCGAACATCCTGCAGAACATGCTGGTGCCCATGGCCGAGGCAGAATTGCTGCTGCCGCTCAAACCCACAGCCTTTACTGATTTCTGCACGTCCATCGACCACATTGTCCGCATGGGCGGCGCCCCACCCAAGCTCGCGGCAATGAGCCTGCCGGTCGCCTATAACGGGCGCGCCAGTTCAGTCGCAGTCAGCGGGAAACCGGTCGTGCGCCCCAGCGGCCAGTACGAATTGCCAACGGGCAGCGGCGCAGTCAGATTCGGCCCGGAGCCGATGCTCGATTTCGAACTGGAATTCGGCGCTTGGCTGCGGGCGGGCAAAGCCTTGGGAGAACCGGTGGGCATGGCCGATGCGCATGCATCGCTATTCGGCTGCTGTCTCGTCAATGACTGGTCTGCGCGCGGCATCCAGTTCTTCGAGTCCATCCTCGGCCCGCATCTGGGAAAATCGTTCGCCACCACCATCAGCCCCTGGATCGTGACCATGGAAGCGCTCGCACCCTTTCGCGTAGCCGCTCGCGGGCGCGCTGAAACGGAAGCGCCCGTTCCTGCCCACCTGCTCTGTCCTGACGATCAGGCGCGAGGCGCAATCTGCGTCGAACTCACCGCCGAGCTCTCCAATAATACGGGCGTTTCGCAGCGAATTTCGCGCAGCAATCTGCGCGACCTGTTCTGGACCCTGACCCAGATGGTTGCGCATCAAGGCTCGAATGGCACTCCGCTGGAAACGGGCGACCTTATCGCTACCGGAACCGTCTCCGGCCCGCAGGATGAAGCCCGCGCCTGCCTTGCCGAGATCACCTTGCGCGGCGGGGCGCCGATCCGCCTACCCGACGGCAGCGAACGCACGATGCTGGAAGATGGCGACACGTTGACCCTGCGCGGCCGCGCCATGGCCGAGGGCTTCGTACCCATAGGATTTGGCCCTTGCGCGGGCACCATTCACCCAGCACGGAGTTTTACATGA